In Streptomyces sp. P9-A4, the genomic window CGTACTCGCTCGGCGACGGCCGGGACGGGCCGGAGGCCGGTCAGCAGGCCATGCGGGCGGCCCTGGAATCCATGGGCCTGTCCGTCGGCGACCGGCTCTTCGACCTGGGCAAGGACGCCGGGATCCACGCCTCCCTGCTCGTCGAGGGCGGCTCCGCCGTCCTGACCCTGCCCTTCCTCAAGGTGCAGTGCCCGGTGCCCGACGAGTGGCAGACGGCCGCCCGCGAGGCCGAGCGGGGGGTCTACCTCATCTGCTCCGTGCGGCCCTGGCCCGAGGGCGTCCCCGGGCAGCCCGTCGACGAGGAGCGGCTGCGGGCCTTCGTCTCCGACGAGGAGATGCTCGCGGACAGTGCCCACGTCCTGCTGCCGGTCCGCCGCCTCCAGGGCTGAGGGCGGGAACCGAGCGGGAAGGGAGCGCGGCATGGCGACGGTGAACGTACGCGACGGGGTGCCCGGGCAGCGGCAGGAGGACGGGTCCGTACGGGAGGACGCCGGGCCGGTCGGCGCGAGCCGGGCCTTCGCCTGGATGCTGATGATCACCGGGGCGGCGGGCGTGCTGTCCGGCTGGGTGATCACCATCGACAAGTTCCTCCTGCTGGAGGACCCCGGCTTCCAGCCCGGGTGCAGCCTCAACCCGGTGGTCTCCTGCGGCAACATCATGAAGAGCGAGCAGGCGGCGGTGTTCGGCTTCCCGAACCCGATGCTCGGCCTCGTCACGTACGCCGTCGTCGTCGCCCTCGGGGCCGGGCTGCTCGCCGGCGCCCGCTACCGCGGCTGGCTCTGGCTCGGCCTCAACGCCGGGACGGTCTTCGGTGTCGGCTTCTGCACCTGGCTGATGTACCAGTCGCTGTACGAGATCAACTCGCTCTGCCTCTGGTGCTGTCTGGCCTGGGTCGCCACCATCGTCATGTTCTGGTACGTGACCGCGCACAACGTCCGCACCGGGCTGATCCCCGCGCCGGCGGGACTGCGGACCTTCTTCGGCGAGTTCGCCTTCGCCCCGCCCGTCCTGCACATCGGGATCATCGGGATGCTGATCCTGACCCGCTGGTGGGACTTCTGGACCGGCTGAGGTGACGCGCCTCCTCTCCTGGCCGCGGGCCGCACTCGCCGTGCTGCTCGCGGCCGTTCTGGTGTTCCTGCTGGTCCCCGACCGGATCGCGCCCGGCGACCGGCACACCGGCGGCGCCAGGACCGAACCGGAGCCGCAGCCGCTGCCCGGTGTCCCCTCGGGGTTCTTCACCGGATCCGACGAGGCCGGGGTGCGCCGGATCGCGGGGGCGCAGGCCTGGCTCGGCGGGGATTCCCTGACCGTCGGGCACACCTATCTGCCGGGTGACCGCTGGTCCAACATCGAGGGCCATCCCGCGCTCTTCGCGCCCTGGGCGCGGTGGAAGCGGGAGCGGCCCGGACGGCTCTTCGTGCTGAACGTGCCGCTGCTCGACCGCAGCGAGGAGGGGCCGACGGACGCCGAGGTGCGGACGGGGCTGCGCGGCGGCGCGGCGGGCGGCTTCGACCGGCACTTCCGGGTCCTGGGGGAGCGGCTCGTGCAGTACGGCCTCGGGGACGCGGTCCTGGTGCTCGGCTGGGAGATGAACGGCACCACGTACAGCCATCGCTGCGGACCGGACCCGGTGGCCTGGAAGGCGTACTGGCGGCGGGTGGTCGGGGTGCTGCGGGGGGTGCACGGGCAGCGGTTCCGCTTCGACTTCACGCCGAGCCGGGGGCGGGACGCCGTGGCGTGGCCGCTCTGCTACCCCGGGGACGATGTCGTCGACATCATCGGGATGGACGCGTACGACCAGCCCGCGGGGCTCTCCTTCGAGGAACAGGTGACGGAGGAGTACGGGCTCGAACACCATGTGCGCTTCGCGGCGGCGCACGGCAAGCCGGTCTCGTACCCGGAGTGGGGGCTGTTCAGGAACGGCGACAACCCGGCGTACGTACGGGGGATGCTCGACTGGTTCGCGGCCCATCGGCCGGCGTACCAGACGGTCACCGACTACTGCCCGCACGGAGTGTGGGGGTGCGCCGACAATCCGGAGTCGGCGCGGGTGCTCAGGAGGGCGCTGGGGCCGCCGGCC contains:
- a CDS encoding DUF5949 family protein; this translates as MTTSNVVSSARSASPLGTLTVIPWSSEPSAESAGTPFLMAYSLGDGRDGPEAGQQAMRAALESMGLSVGDRLFDLGKDAGIHASLLVEGGSAVLTLPFLKVQCPVPDEWQTAAREAERGVYLICSVRPWPEGVPGQPVDEERLRAFVSDEEMLADSAHVLLPVRRLQG
- a CDS encoding vitamin K epoxide reductase family protein, which produces MATVNVRDGVPGQRQEDGSVREDAGPVGASRAFAWMLMITGAAGVLSGWVITIDKFLLLEDPGFQPGCSLNPVVSCGNIMKSEQAAVFGFPNPMLGLVTYAVVVALGAGLLAGARYRGWLWLGLNAGTVFGVGFCTWLMYQSLYEINSLCLWCCLAWVATIVMFWYVTAHNVRTGLIPAPAGLRTFFGEFAFAPPVLHIGIIGMLILTRWWDFWTG
- a CDS encoding glycoside hydrolase family 26 protein encodes the protein MTRLLSWPRAALAVLLAAVLVFLLVPDRIAPGDRHTGGARTEPEPQPLPGVPSGFFTGSDEAGVRRIAGAQAWLGGDSLTVGHTYLPGDRWSNIEGHPALFAPWARWKRERPGRLFVLNVPLLDRSEEGPTDAEVRTGLRGGAAGGFDRHFRVLGERLVQYGLGDAVLVLGWEMNGTTYSHRCGPDPVAWKAYWRRVVGVLRGVHGQRFRFDFTPSRGRDAVAWPLCYPGDDVVDIIGMDAYDQPAGLSFEEQVTEEYGLEHHVRFAAAHGKPVSYPEWGLFRNGDNPAYVRGMLDWFAAHRPAYQTVTDYCPHGVWGCADNPESARVLRRALGPPAGP